CGCGCTCCAGGTCGCCAACGCGTCGGCACAGAGCCTCCTCACCGACCAGCTGAGCCGCTTTTTCCGGCAGCTGTTCATCGCGGCCGTCGTCCTCATCGCGGGCGTCATCGCCGGGGACAAACTGGAGCTGTATCTCCGCGAGCGGCTCCGGTCGATTAAGCTCCCCGAGGTGAATCTCCTCCCCGCGGCCGTCAAGTACAGCGTCTTCTACGTCGCCGGACTCATCGCGCTCGCACAGGTGGGGGTCGCGACGCTCCCGCTGTTGGTTCTGCTCGCCGCCTACGCCTTCGGGGTCGTCTTCATCGGAGGGCTGGCGACGCGACCGCTGCTCGCGGCCGGCGCGGCCGGCATCTACCTCCTCCTCACCGAGCCGTACGCCATCGGCGACGAGGTCGAACTCGACGGACGACGCGGCA
This portion of the Halosegnis longus genome encodes:
- a CDS encoding mechanosensitive ion channel domain-containing protein; the encoded protein is MPHNSGGTGFVAGVHHLLSERFDLFLGIVVLLLGVIAGILTRRYVRRLLRRFDVPRAVEGTPFERTARNVGTSTVGVLANLCGLFVLVLGTVIALQVANASAQSLLTDQLSRFFRQLFIAAVVLIAGVIAGDKLELYLRERLRSIKLPEVNLLPAAVKYSVFYVAGLIALAQVGVATLPLLVLLAAYAFGVVFIGGLATRPLLAAGAAGIYLLLTEPYAIGDEVELDGRRGIVQEIDVFVTRIDAGDEEFTVPNSRVFADSIVVVRD